In Carya illinoinensis cultivar Pawnee chromosome 10, C.illinoinensisPawnee_v1, whole genome shotgun sequence, one DNA window encodes the following:
- the LOC122278954 gene encoding polygalacturonase inhibitor, producing the protein MATPLLSLIFFTTLLFSAHSELCNPKDKKVLLEIKAAFNNPYVLTSWKPDTDCCVDWYIVTCDPTSNRINSLSVVTGSLSGQIPAAVGDLPFLETLDLRKQPNLTGPIPPAIAKLQRLTFLRLNWNNLSGPVPDFLSKLKNLTFLDLSFNNLSGSIPPSLSLLPNLDALHLDRNKLTGRIPYSFGTFSKVPGLYLSHNKLSGPIPASFANMDFNVIDLSRNMLEGDASVVFGSNKTTQIVDLSRNLFKFNLSKVEFPKSLTSLDLNHNMINGGIPVEMTALNLQFLNVSYNRLCGQIPVGGKLQSFDYSSYFHNRCLCGSPLPSCK; encoded by the coding sequence ATGGCAACCCCTCTCCTCTCCTTAATCTTCTTCACCACCCTCCTCTTCTCCGCTCACTCAGAGCTCTGTAACCCTAAAGACAAGAAAGTCTTGCTCGAAATCAAGGCCGCCTTCAACAACCCCTACGTCCTTACCTCTTGGAAACCAGACACAGACTGCTGCGTCGACTGGTACATCGTCACATGTGACCCCACCTCCAATCGTATCAACTCCCTCTCCGTCGTCACCGGTTCACTCTCCGGCCAAATCCCTGCCGCGGTGGGTGACCTCCCTTTCCTCGAAACTCTCGATCTCCGCAAACAGCCCAACCTCACCGGCCCCATCCCGCCCGCCATTGCTAAGCTCCAACGCCTCACCTTTCTCAGGCTCAACTGGAACAACCTCTCCGGCCCAGTTCCTGACTTCCTCAGCAAGCTCAAGAACCTCACCTTCCTCGACCTGTCCTTCAACAACCTCTCCGGTTCTATCCCACCCTCACTTTCCCTGCTTCCAAACCTCGATGCGCTTCACTTGGACCGCAACAAACTCACCGGAAGGATCCCCTACTCTTTCGGTACGTTTAGCAAGGTACCAGGCTTGTACCTCTCTCACAACAAACTATCCGGTCCAATCCCAGCCTCGTTCGCTAACATGGACTTCAACGTCATAGACCTGTCCCGTAACATGCTCGAAGGAGACGCGTCTGTGGTTTTCGGCTCGAACAAGACCACGCAGATTGTGGACCTGTCGAGGAACTTGTTCAAGTTCAATCTGTCCAAGGTGGAGTTCCCCAAGAGCTTGACTTCATTGGATCTTAACCACAACATGATCAACGGGGGCATTCCGGTGGAGATGACGGCACTGAATCTGCAGTTCTTGAATGTGAGTTATAACAGGCTGTGTGGTCAGATTCCAGTGGGTGGTAAGTTGCAGAGCTTCGACTACTCCTCGTATTTTCACAACAGGTGCTTGTGCGGCTCGCCGCTTCCCAGCTGCAAGTGA
- the LOC122279513 gene encoding glutathione S-transferase T3-like: protein MDNLLDENPFFTTLLQSGGEGPITTPTFSQHSNVVVASTPLHGEKRPPTKKVQRGASFTVEEDNVLVSGWLNISTDVIRGTDQKSTQMWERISEFYHEYKKSQTMNRSVGSLINRWSMIQKCTNKFCAYLAQVESLHPSGATEQDKIEKAKILYKEMERGNFTMDHSWNLLRHQPKWHQHLNTLNTRRKPHDKRPSNEQSSEVLGDVVEEHVERPAGKKAEKENLRKRKAQESSDAEFNTALGAMTEDRRLFMAERREWQTKVNRDRGAQLDLDKRKFDAEMMGKDLSGMNAMQQAYFRKVQKKIWKESMSDSDGISE, encoded by the exons ATGGACAATCTGTTGGATGAGAACCCATTCTTCACCACTCTCTTACAAAGTGGAGGAGAAGGTCCTATTACCACTCCAACATTCTCACAGCATTCTAATGTTGTGGTCGCTTCAACCCCCCTTCACGGTGAAAAGAGGCCTCCaacaaaaaaagttcaaagaggAGCTTCTTTCACTGTTGAGGAGGATAATGTACTTGTCTCTGGTTGGCTCAACATTAGTACTGATGTCATTCGGGGAACTGATCAGAAATCCACTCAAATGtgggagaggatttctgaattTTATCACGaatataaaaaatcacaaactatGAACCGTTCGGTTGGATCATTGATCAATCGTTGGTCCATGATTCAGAAAtgcacaaataagttttgtgcataTCTAGCTCAAGTAGAGTCATTGCACCCGAGTGGTGCAACCGAACAAGATAAG ATTGAAAAGGCAAAAATATTGTACAAAGAGATGGAACGAGGGAATTTTACAATGGACCATTCTTGGAATCTTTTGAGACAccaacccaaatggcatcaacATTTGAATACGCTGAATACGAGGAGAAAGCCACATGATAAACGTCCTTCCAATGAacagtcaagtgaagttttgggcGATGTTGTGGAGGAGCATGTTGAAAGGCCTGCTGGAAAAAAGGCTGAAAAGGAAAACTTGAGGAAGCGAAAGGCTCAAGAATCATCTGATGCTGAGTTCAATACGGCATTAGGAGCAATGACCGAGGATAGACGATTGTTCATGGCGGAGAGAAGAGAATGGCAGACGAAGGTTAATCGTGATAGAGGTGCACAACTGGATCTTGATAAAAGAAAGTTTGATGCTGAGATGATGGGCAAGGATCTTTCTGGTATGAATGCCATGCAGCAAGCCTACTTCCGTAAAGTTCagaaaaaaatttggaaagAGTCAATGAGTGATTCAGATGGTATATCCGAATGA
- the LOC122278770 gene encoding 3,9-dihydroxypterocarpan 6A-monooxygenase-like: MNSTMPDFQNCAILLICLASIWLIGFFFIRPRTKPRLPPSPRALPIIGHLHLLSRIPHQSLHKLSNQHGPLIYLLFGSKPCVIVSSPEMARECLKTNEFCFLNRPKMANIDYLTYGSADFTMAPYGPYWKFMKKLCMTELLSGRTLEQHLPIRDQEIKQFLQLLLKKAKANEAVDVGAELIRLTNNIISRMALRKRCSENEDEANEVRKLVEEMCELAGKANVSEMIWFCKNLDLQGFGKRLKDVRDRYDAMMERIMKEHEAARKKKEMAVDGGDGIKDVLDILLDVYEDESSEIRLTRENIKGFIMNMFGAGTDTSAVTTEWAMSELINHPDVMAKARQEIDMVIGKSKTVEESDIANLPYIQAIVKETLRLHPTGPLVVRECTEDCIIAGYEIPAKTRLFVNVWAIGRDPNHWENPLEFWPERFLNKEEMGKSQLDVRGQHFHLLPFGTGRRSCPGATLALQVVQTTLAVMIQCFEWKVGDGGHGSVDMEEGPGISLPRAHPLVCVPVARLSPFPLI; this comes from the exons ATGAATTCAACGATGCCTGATTTCCAAAACTGTGCAATACTTCTCATCTGTCTAGCCTCCATTTGGTTGATAGGATTCTTTTTTATCAGACCTCGAACCAAACCACGCCTTCCTCCGAGCCCACGAGCCCTACCGATCATCGGACACCTCCACCTCCTCAGCAGAATACCTCACCAATCTCTTCACAAACTCTCAAATCAACATGGACCTTTGATATATTTACTCTTTGGCTCCAAACCTTGTGTCATCGTTTCCTCTCCGGAAATGGCCAGAGAGTGCCTCAAAACAAACGAATTTTGTTTCCTGAACCGCCCCAAAATGGCTAACATAGACTATCTCACGTATGGCTCCGCTGACTTCACCATGGCACCCTACGGACCCTACTGGAAGTTCATGAAAAAGCTTTGCATGACCGAACTTCTTAGCGGCCGAACACTTGAGCAGCACCTTCCTATCAGGGACCAAGAAATAAAGCAGTTCTTACAGCTATTGCTTAAAAAGGCTAAGGCTAATGAGGCAGTTGATGTTGGAGCAGAACTCATAAGGTTGACAAACAACATAATATCGAGGATGGCACTAAGAAAAAGGTGTTCAGAGAATGAAGACGAAGCTAACGAGGTGAGAAAGTTGGTGGAAGAGATGTGTGAGCTCGCTGGTAAAGCTAATGTGTCAGAGATGATTTGGTTTTGTAAGAACTTAGATTTGCAAGGATTTGGGAAAAGGCTCAAGGATGTGCGCGACAGGTATGACGCTATGATGGAGAGGATAATGAAGGAACACGAAGCGGCGAGGAAAAAGAAGGAGATGGCAGTAGATGGAGGTGATGGCATAAAAGACGTTCTGGACATTTTGCTTGATGTATACGAGGATGAAAGCTCCGAGATTAGATTGACCAGAGAAAATATCAAGGGCTTCATAATG AATATGTTTGGAGCCGGGACAGACACGTCGGCCGTGACAACTGAATGGGCGATGTCGGAGCTAATTAATCACCCAGATGTGATGGCTAAAGCAAGGCAAGAGATCGATATGGTGATCGGAAAGAGCAAAACAGTTGAGGAGTCTGATATAGCTAACCTTCCCTACATCCAAGCTATAGTGAAGGAAACTCTAAGGCTTCACCCAACTGGTCCATTGGTTGTGAGGGAGTGCACTGAAGACTGTATTATAGCTGGTTATGAAATTCCGGCAAAAACCCGGCTCTTTGTTAATGTGTGGGCTATCGGAAGGGACCCAAACCACTGGGAGAATCCGCTTGAGTTCTGGCCGGAGAGATTTCTTAACAAAGAGGAGATGGGAAAGAGCCAATTGGATGTGAGGGGGCAACACTTCCATCTGTTGCCATTTGGGACTGGAAGAAGAAGTTGCCCCGGAGCAACGTTAGCATTGCAGGTTGTCCAAACAACTCTAGCTGTTATGATTCAATGCTTTGAATGGAAGGTTGGCGATGGAGGACATGGTAGTGTGGACATGGAAGAGGGGCCGGGGATTTCCCTTCCACGGGCTCATCCTCTCGTTTGTGTCCCTGTGGCTAGGCTCAGTCCCTTTCCATTAATTTGA